A single region of the Scyliorhinus canicula chromosome 31, sScyCan1.1, whole genome shotgun sequence genome encodes:
- the LOC119958971 gene encoding cystatin-like — MAAGLRTLLLVSVAAAATRLLQVGAQDDSPMPGGFMPGSSRPVDVNAPEVQKAARAGVDSVNRASNQLFLNKIRRVLKAKEQVVQGMMYRLTVEIGATTCKKRASSVNSDECDFHMTPPHAQTQICKFKVWDRPWLGPMEVVKQNCTVQ, encoded by the exons ATGGCGGCGGGACTCAGGACCCTGTTGTTGGTGTCGGTGGCGGCTGCTGCCACTCGGCTGCtccaggtcggggcccaggatGACAGCCCCATGCCCGGCGGCTTCATGCCCGGCAGCTCGCGGCCCGTCGACGTGAACGCGCCCGAGGTGCAGAAGGCGGCCCGCGCCGGGGTCGACAGCGTCAACCGGGCCTCAAACCAGCTGTTCCTGAACAAAATACGGAGAGTTTTAAAGGCcaaggagcag gtGGTGCAGGGGATGATGTATCGTTTGACGGTGGAGATCGGAGCCACAACTTGCAAAAAGAGGGCCTCAAGTGTCAACTCCGATGAGTGTGACTTCCACATGACCCCTCCGCACGCccag ACACAGATCTGCAAGTTTAAAGTCTGGGACCGCCCGTGGCTGGGCCCGATGGAAGTGGTGAAGCAAAACTGCACCGTCCAGTAA